One stretch of Anolis sagrei isolate rAnoSag1 chromosome 11, rAnoSag1.mat, whole genome shotgun sequence DNA includes these proteins:
- the SWI5 gene encoding DNA repair protein SWI5 homolog isoform X1, whose amino-acid sequence MQMEEEVGRVCASAHLPQDGMEKPEEIPSFQKEWEQSPREKGGPSPRPFQRRTPLGAQRNCNTSFKSPVPSLRVCQPADKETLQREIEELKNKSISLDKEIAPLLAEGYSLEELENHIALLHEYNEIKDTGQMLLGRLAVIRGVTTKELYPEFGLDLND is encoded by the exons atgcaAATGGAAGAGGAAGTTGGGAGGGTCTGCGCCTCTGCTCATTTGCCACAAGATGGGATGGAGAAACCAGAAGAAATACCTTCTTTTCAAAAAGAATGGGAGCAAAGcccaagagagaagggagggcccTCGCCACGTCCCTTCCAAAGGAG gacgCCCCTTGGAGCCCAGAGAAACTGTAATACAAGTTTCAAGTCCCCC GTTCCATCTCTTAGGGTCTGTCAGCCTGCGGATAAGGAGACTCTGCAGCGGGAAATTGAAGAGCTGAAGAACAAAAGTATTTCTTTAGACAAAGAAATAGCCCCTCTATTAGCTGA AGGATACAGTTTAGAGGAATTAGAAAACCACATCGCTCTGCTCCATGAATACAATGAGATAAAAGATACCGGACAAATGCTTTTAGGCAGACTAG CAGtgatcagaggggtcaccacaaaaGAGCTGTACCCTGAATTTGGCCTTGACCTTAATGACTAG
- the SWI5 gene encoding DNA repair protein SWI5 homolog isoform X2, giving the protein MQMEEEVGRVCASAHLPQDGMEKPEEIPSFQKEWEQSPREKGGPSPRPFQRRTPLGAQRNCNTSFKSPVPSLRVCQPADKETLQREIEELKNKSISLDKEIAPLLAEGYSLEELENHIALLHEYNEIKDTGQMLLGRLVIRGVTTKELYPEFGLDLND; this is encoded by the exons atgcaAATGGAAGAGGAAGTTGGGAGGGTCTGCGCCTCTGCTCATTTGCCACAAGATGGGATGGAGAAACCAGAAGAAATACCTTCTTTTCAAAAAGAATGGGAGCAAAGcccaagagagaagggagggcccTCGCCACGTCCCTTCCAAAGGAG gacgCCCCTTGGAGCCCAGAGAAACTGTAATACAAGTTTCAAGTCCCCC GTTCCATCTCTTAGGGTCTGTCAGCCTGCGGATAAGGAGACTCTGCAGCGGGAAATTGAAGAGCTGAAGAACAAAAGTATTTCTTTAGACAAAGAAATAGCCCCTCTATTAGCTGA AGGATACAGTTTAGAGGAATTAGAAAACCACATCGCTCTGCTCCATGAATACAATGAGATAAAAGATACCGGACAAATGCTTTTAGGCAGACTAG tgatcagaggggtcaccacaaaaGAGCTGTACCCTGAATTTGGCCTTGACCTTAATGACTAG